A portion of the Equus quagga isolate Etosha38 chromosome 17, UCLA_HA_Equagga_1.0, whole genome shotgun sequence genome contains these proteins:
- the LOC124229179 gene encoding phospholipase A and acyltransferase 4-like — MEIFHTGDEHWAIYVGGGDVLHLDPISECPRADSSSTYSSGNIRAVVKQEHVRYAVGSCLYRVNNYLDQVYRPRPVNEIISSAREMIGAQLEYCVKDRKYKHFVTHLRYGTACSRQFCEEPEPGDLINIYNIVSKHWAIYVGVAM; from the exons ATGGAGATTTTCCACACTGGCGATGAGCATTGGGCGATCTATGTGGGAGGTGGTGATGTGCTCCATCTGGACCCTATAA GTGAGTGCCCTAGGGCTGACTCCTCCAGCACCTACTCCAGCGGGAACATCAGGGCGGTGGTGAAACAGGAGCATGTGAGGTACGCAGTGGGAAGCTGCCTCTATCGAGTGAATAACTACTTGGACCAGGTGTACAGACCGCGGCCTGTGAATGAGATCATCAGTTCTGCGAGAGAGATGATTGGGGCGCAGTTGGAGTACTGTGTTAAGGACAGGAAGTATAAGCACTTTGTCACCCATCTGAGATATGGCACAGCCTGCAGCAGGCAG ttttgtGAAGAACCTGAGCCTGGGGACCTcattaatatttacaatattgtCTCTAAGCACTGGGCCATCTATGTGGGGGTGGCGATGTGA